One segment of Strix aluco isolate bStrAlu1 chromosome 4, bStrAlu1.hap1, whole genome shotgun sequence DNA contains the following:
- the LOC141922337 gene encoding 16 kDa beta-galactoside-binding lectin, which translates to MEQGLVVTQLDIQPGECIKVKGKILPDAKGFAVNVGKDSSTLMLHFNPRFNCHGDVNTIVCNSKDDGMWGQEDRIADFPFQHGDKIEVCISFNETEATVKLPELEFQFPNRLGMEKIQYLAVEGDFKVKAIKFSEQL; encoded by the exons ATGGAGCAA GGACTGGTTGTTACTCAGCTGGACATCCAGCCTGGTGAGTGCATCAAGGTCAAAGGGAAGATCCTGCCTGATGCCAAAGG GTTTGCTGTGAATGTAGGGAAGGACAGCAGCACCCTCATGCTGCATTTCAACCCCCGCTTCAACTGCCATGGGGATGTCAACACCATCGTGTGCAATTCGAAGGACGATGGCATGTGGGGTCAGGAGGACAGGATAGCTGACTTTCCTTTCCAGCATGGTGACAAGATTGAG GTTTGCATCTCCTTCAATGAAACGGAGGCAACAGTGAAGCTGCCTGAGCTGGAGTTCCAGTTCCCGAATCGTCTGGGCATGGAGAAAATTCAATACCTGGCTGTGGAGGGTGACTTTAAAGTCAAAGCCATTAAGTTCAGTGAACAGCTATAg